In Streptantibioticus cattleyicolor NRRL 8057 = DSM 46488, a genomic segment contains:
- the mreD gene encoding rod shape-determining protein MreD encodes MRINRILLSAALVVVALVLQVSALARLHLPGAVPDLLLLVVLSLAITYGHVGGALVGFGAGLLADLAPPADHAAGRYALVLCVIGYVVGLAKPETGQLRSAAVPMVAVAVAAIGSTLLYAGVGALVGDTAARHVGLAKLLLTATVYDLLLAPFTVPWIMALARRLDNDPMASDPSGGAGAGPYRWMAPGVSRTARSGRRDNLLKGARKL; translated from the coding sequence ATGCGCATCAACCGGATCCTGCTCTCCGCCGCCCTCGTGGTCGTCGCGCTCGTGCTCCAGGTGAGCGCGCTGGCCCGGCTCCACCTGCCCGGCGCCGTCCCCGACCTGCTGCTGCTGGTCGTCCTCTCGCTCGCCATCACCTACGGCCACGTCGGCGGCGCCCTGGTGGGCTTCGGCGCCGGACTCCTCGCCGACCTCGCGCCCCCCGCCGACCACGCGGCCGGCCGGTACGCCCTGGTGCTCTGCGTCATCGGCTACGTGGTCGGGCTGGCCAAGCCGGAAACCGGCCAACTGCGCTCCGCCGCCGTGCCGATGGTCGCCGTCGCCGTCGCCGCGATCGGCTCCACGCTGCTCTACGCCGGCGTCGGCGCCCTCGTCGGGGACACCGCCGCCCGCCATGTCGGCCTGGCCAAGCTGCTGTTGACGGCCACCGTCTACGACCTGCTGCTGGCGCCGTTCACCGTGCCGTGGATCATGGCGCTCGCCCGCCGGCTGGACAACGACCCGATGGCGTCGGACCCTTCGGGCGGCGCGGGCGCCGGACCGTACCGCTGGATGGCCCCCGGCGTCTCCCGCACCGCGCGCTCCGGCCGCCGCGACAACCTGCTGAAGGGGGCGCGGAAGCTGTGA
- a CDS encoding DUF4233 domain-containing protein: MRTLCASTLLGEAFVIGLAGLVAMNLSHFSAGTVWAVSGVAMVLCVLLCGMITRPGGVVIGWVLQIALIASGFVVPTMYFLGAVFAALWWAAVHFGRKIDAFKAANAARAAEPPQDAAATAG; encoded by the coding sequence ATGCGAACGCTGTGTGCCAGCACCCTGCTCGGTGAAGCCTTTGTGATCGGCCTGGCCGGGCTGGTGGCGATGAACCTCTCGCACTTCTCGGCCGGCACGGTCTGGGCGGTCAGCGGGGTCGCCATGGTGCTGTGCGTGCTGCTGTGCGGGATGATCACGCGGCCGGGCGGGGTGGTGATCGGCTGGGTGCTCCAGATCGCCCTGATCGCCTCCGGGTTCGTGGTGCCGACCATGTACTTCCTGGGGGCGGTCTTCGCCGCGCTGTGGTGGGCCGCGGTCCACTTCGGCCGCAAGATCGACGCGTTCAAGGCGGCCAACGCCGCGCGCGCCGCCGAGCCGCCGCAGGACGCCGCGGCCACGGCCGGCTGA
- the mreC gene encoding rod shape-determining protein MreC: MRDTRESRLLLVLLIAIAFALITVDIRGGEQSPLAVARSAAASVFGPVENGVSSVVNPVGNAIAAVRDSGTRHDRIAALERQNAALKAKLGSSDITRNRAAELDKMLGTAGAGQYGIKGAQVIAIGATQGFSWTITIDAGSADGIRRDMTVLNGDGLVGRVTTVGPSTSTVLLACDPDFTVGARLENSMELGFGTGQGDRPLRIQLLNGRARVKPGDRLVTFGSQADKPFVPGVPIGQVVKVDTGGGGLTRTVEVQPFVGFSRLDVVGVVVVAPRQDPRDTVLPPKPAAHPTPTVTVTVTPGASVSPSSPRS; the protein is encoded by the coding sequence GTGAGGGACACACGAGAGAGCCGGCTGCTCTTGGTCCTACTGATCGCCATCGCGTTCGCGCTGATCACCGTGGACATCCGCGGCGGCGAACAGTCCCCCCTGGCGGTCGCCCGCAGCGCCGCCGCATCCGTCTTCGGACCCGTCGAGAACGGCGTGTCCTCGGTGGTGAACCCGGTCGGCAACGCCATAGCGGCGGTGCGCGACTCCGGCACCCGCCACGACCGGATCGCCGCCCTGGAACGCCAGAACGCCGCGCTCAAGGCGAAGCTCGGCAGCAGCGACATCACCCGCAACCGCGCCGCCGAACTCGACAAGATGCTGGGGACCGCGGGCGCCGGCCAGTACGGCATCAAGGGCGCCCAGGTGATCGCCATAGGAGCCACCCAGGGCTTCTCCTGGACGATCACCATCGACGCCGGCAGCGCCGACGGCATCCGGCGGGACATGACCGTGCTCAACGGCGACGGACTCGTCGGCCGGGTCACCACGGTCGGCCCCAGCACCTCCACCGTCCTGCTCGCCTGCGACCCCGACTTCACCGTCGGCGCCCGGCTGGAGAACTCCATGGAACTGGGCTTCGGCACCGGCCAGGGCGACCGGCCGCTGCGCATCCAGCTCCTCAACGGCCGGGCCCGGGTCAAGCCCGGCGACCGGCTGGTGACCTTCGGCTCCCAGGCCGACAAGCCCTTCGTGCCCGGCGTGCCGATCGGCCAGGTCGTCAAGGTGGACACCGGGGGAGGCGGGCTGACCCGTACCGTCGAGGTGCAGCCGTTCGTCGGCTTCTCCCGGCTCGACGTGGTCGGCGTGGTCGTGGTCGCCCCGCGCCAGGACCCGCGCGACACCGTGCTGCCCCCCAAGCCGGCGGCCCATCCCACGCCCACGGTCACCGTCACGGTCACCCCCGGCGCCTCCGTCTCGCCGTCCTCGCCCCGGAGCTGA
- a CDS encoding rod shape-determining protein, producing MSFIGRDMAVDLGTANTLVYVRGRGIVLNEPSVVAINTNTGGILAVGAEAKKMIGRTPGNIVAVRPLKDGVIADFEITERMLRYFILKIHKRRYLARPRVVVCVPSGITGVERRAVIEASSQAGARQVHIIEEPMAAAIGAGLPVHEATGNMVVDIGGGTTEVAVISLGGIVTAQSIRVAGDELDNAIIQHIKKEYSLLLGERTAEQIKITIGSAFELEKDEHTEIRGRDLVSGLPKTVVISAAEVRKAIEEPVNAIVDAVKTTLDKCPPELSGDIMDRGIVLTGGGAMLRGLDERLRRETGMPIHIAEDPLDSVALGSGKCVEEFEALQQVLDAQPRR from the coding sequence ATGTCGTTCATCGGCCGTGACATGGCTGTCGACCTCGGCACCGCCAACACGCTGGTGTACGTCAGGGGTCGCGGGATCGTCCTCAACGAACCGTCGGTTGTCGCCATCAATACGAATACGGGCGGCATTCTGGCGGTTGGCGCCGAAGCCAAGAAGATGATCGGCCGTACCCCTGGCAACATCGTTGCGGTCCGTCCGCTCAAGGACGGTGTGATCGCCGACTTCGAGATCACCGAGCGGATGCTCCGCTACTTCATCCTCAAGATCCACAAGCGGCGCTACCTTGCCCGCCCGCGGGTCGTGGTCTGCGTGCCCTCGGGCATCACCGGGGTCGAACGGCGCGCCGTGATCGAGGCGTCCAGCCAGGCGGGCGCCCGCCAGGTGCACATCATCGAGGAGCCGATGGCCGCCGCGATCGGGGCCGGCCTGCCGGTCCACGAGGCCACCGGCAACATGGTGGTCGACATCGGCGGCGGCACCACCGAGGTCGCCGTGATCTCGCTCGGCGGCATCGTCACCGCCCAGTCCATCCGGGTGGCCGGCGACGAGTTGGACAATGCGATCATCCAGCACATCAAGAAGGAGTACAGCCTCCTGCTGGGCGAGCGCACCGCCGAACAGATCAAGATCACCATCGGCTCCGCCTTCGAGCTGGAGAAGGACGAGCACACCGAGATCCGCGGACGCGACCTGGTGAGCGGCCTGCCCAAGACGGTGGTGATCTCCGCCGCCGAGGTCCGCAAGGCCATCGAGGAACCGGTCAACGCCATCGTGGACGCGGTCAAGACCACCCTCGACAAGTGCCCGCCGGAACTCTCCGGCGACATCATGGACCGCGGCATCGTGCTCACCGGCGGCGGCGCCATGCTGCGCGGCCTCGACGAACGGCTGCGTCGCGAGACCGGGATGCCCATCCACATCGCCGAGGACCCGCTGGACTCGGTGGCGCTCGGCTCCGGCAAGTGCGTCGAGGAGTTCGAGGCCCTCCAGCAGGTGCTCGACGCCCAGCCGCGCAGGTGA
- the ndk gene encoding nucleoside-diphosphate kinase has product MSQRTLVLLKPDAVRRGLVGEIIGRIERKAGWAITALELRSLDRATLERHYAEHVGKAFYEPLVEFMSSGPSVALVVEGERVVEGMRALAGPTDPIAAAPGSIRGDFGTIVRENLVHASDSPESAEREIKLFFPGLI; this is encoded by the coding sequence ATGAGCCAGCGCACCCTCGTCCTCCTCAAGCCCGATGCCGTCCGCCGGGGTCTGGTGGGCGAGATCATCGGGCGGATCGAGCGCAAGGCGGGGTGGGCGATCACCGCGCTGGAGCTGCGCTCGCTGGACCGGGCCACGCTGGAGCGCCACTACGCGGAGCACGTGGGCAAGGCGTTCTACGAGCCGCTGGTGGAGTTCATGTCCTCCGGTCCCTCGGTGGCGCTGGTGGTCGAGGGCGAGCGGGTGGTCGAGGGGATGCGCGCGCTGGCCGGCCCCACCGACCCGATCGCCGCCGCCCCCGGCAGCATCCGGGGCGACTTCGGCACCATCGTGCGCGAGAACCTGGTGCACGCCTCCGACTCCCCGGAGTCGGCGGAGCGGGAGATCAAGCTCTTCTTCCCCGGGCTGATTTGA
- the folC gene encoding bifunctional tetrahydrofolate synthase/dihydrofolate synthase — MSERPRNEDPSSDTPGTPDEFDEIIAEETDRDPDLAVIEAGSRTLRAQVSPTLGEETPAGPRSPEEAEALREVEAELADRWGETKLEPSVTRISALMDVLGEPQRAYPAIHITGTNGKTSTARMIETLLRAFELRTGRYTSPHVESVTERISLDGSPISVERFVATYRDVKPYVEMVDASQDYRLSFFEVLTGMAYAAFADAPVDVAVVEVGMGGRWDATNVLDGTVAVVTPIALDHTDRLGGTPGEIALEKGGIIKEGATAVLAQQPVDAAQTLLKRAVEVDATVAREGMEFGVVSREVAVGGQMLTLRGLGGEYEQIFLPLHGAHQAHNAAVALAAVEAFFGVGSARAARPLDVDTVRGAFATVTSPGRLEVVRRSPTVVLDAAHNPAGAQATAEAVREAFAFTHLVGVVAPSGDKDVRGVLEAFEPIFAEVVVTRNSSHRAMDVDELAAVAVEVFGSERVQVEPRLDDALEAAVTLAEEEGEYAGAGVLVTGSVITVGEARLLLGRK, encoded by the coding sequence GTGAGCGAGCGCCCCCGTAACGAAGACCCGTCCTCGGACACCCCGGGCACACCGGACGAATTCGACGAGATCATCGCCGAGGAGACCGACCGGGACCCGGATCTGGCGGTGATCGAGGCCGGCAGCAGGACGCTGCGCGCACAGGTCTCCCCGACCCTCGGCGAGGAGACCCCGGCCGGTCCGCGGTCCCCCGAGGAGGCCGAGGCCCTGCGCGAGGTGGAGGCCGAGCTCGCCGACCGCTGGGGCGAGACCAAGCTGGAGCCCTCGGTCACCCGCATCAGCGCCCTGATGGACGTCCTCGGCGAGCCGCAGCGCGCCTACCCGGCGATCCACATCACCGGCACCAACGGCAAGACCAGCACCGCCCGCATGATCGAGACGCTGCTGCGCGCCTTCGAACTGCGCACCGGCCGCTACACCAGCCCGCACGTGGAGTCGGTCACCGAACGCATCAGCCTGGACGGCTCGCCCATCTCCGTCGAGCGCTTCGTGGCCACCTACCGGGACGTCAAGCCGTACGTCGAGATGGTCGACGCGAGCCAGGACTACCGGCTCTCCTTCTTCGAGGTCCTCACCGGCATGGCCTACGCCGCCTTCGCCGACGCGCCGGTCGACGTGGCCGTGGTCGAGGTGGGCATGGGGGGCCGCTGGGACGCCACCAACGTGCTCGACGGCACCGTCGCCGTGGTCACCCCGATCGCGCTGGACCACACCGACCGGCTGGGCGGCACGCCCGGCGAGATAGCGCTGGAGAAGGGCGGCATCATCAAGGAGGGCGCCACCGCCGTCCTCGCCCAGCAGCCGGTGGACGCCGCCCAGACGCTGCTCAAGCGCGCCGTCGAGGTGGACGCCACGGTGGCCCGCGAGGGCATGGAGTTCGGCGTGGTCTCCCGCGAGGTGGCGGTCGGCGGCCAGATGCTGACCCTGCGCGGCCTCGGCGGCGAGTACGAGCAGATCTTCCTCCCGCTGCACGGCGCCCACCAGGCGCACAACGCGGCGGTGGCGCTCGCCGCGGTGGAGGCGTTCTTCGGCGTCGGCTCGGCCCGCGCGGCCCGCCCGCTGGACGTGGACACGGTGCGCGGCGCCTTCGCCACGGTCACCTCCCCGGGCCGCCTGGAGGTGGTGCGGCGCAGCCCCACGGTGGTGCTGGACGCCGCGCACAACCCGGCCGGCGCCCAGGCGACCGCGGAGGCGGTGCGCGAGGCGTTCGCCTTCACCCACCTGGTCGGCGTGGTCGCCCCCAGCGGTGACAAGGACGTCCGCGGGGTGCTGGAGGCGTTCGAGCCGATCTTCGCCGAGGTGGTGGTGACCCGTAACTCCAGCCACCGTGCGATGGACGTCGACGAGCTGGCGGCCGTGGCGGTGGAGGTCTTCGGCAGCGAGCGGGTCCAGGTCGAGCCGCGGCTGGACGACGCGCTGGAGGCCGCCGTCACCCTCGCCGAGGAGGAGGGCGAGTACGCCGGGGCCGGCGTGCTGGTCACCGGTTCCGTGATCACCGTGGGAGAGGCCCGGCTGCTGCTGGGCCGGAAGTGA